DNA sequence from the Thamnophis elegans isolate rThaEle1 chromosome 4, rThaEle1.pri, whole genome shotgun sequence genome:
AGACGCGTCCCGAAATGCATCTGGATCGCTGATTTTTCCCTTTAAGGGTGGAGACAAGAGGAGAGGGGACGGAACGGTACGTCATGTAATTAATACGCTTAGTTGAGTGATTTTTGAGCTGTGGCAATTTTAATAgccacactttttaaaattgccaaagttgaaaaacaccgAGCTAGGCTTTGATaaattgtcccaaaggggctttttttcaggaggaaactggactttgaattttcttttgaagacgtttcgcttctcattcaagaagcttcttcagccaagaagcttcttcattcagcttggatgagaagcgaaacgtcttcagaagaaaaaaaaagtccagttgcctcctgaaaaaaagcacctttgggacaaccatgacctggatgactgagaatctctacagacttttagctatacaatttgagatgaacaccctttgaatggtgtaggagtaggaatagattttcagaggaaaaattgcagattacAGTAACCAGGAGCActaggacacagataaacctccaagtgcttcaacgaccctctgaaaggatgcagattatcagttgtctgcaaggaatataaatccttccattccccactattctgtcagtgctgaagaagcttcttggatgagaagtgaaaggaaaaaaacaagaatgtccagttgcctcttgaaaaaaaagcacctttgggacaaccagaccTGGATGACTCTACAGACtttgattaattgattatgtgccatcaattcGCTGTCTACTCTTCGCGACTACACGATAGACTTCGAACCTGTTCTTTCTCAAGGTTGGTAACGAGGTCTGATTCCAATTACTGGCTCCGGGCTGCACAACTCCATACAGCTCGTAGAGCGTTGCAATGCGTTGGAACTTGGTAAATGGATTTGCCGCTATCTGGCGTTTGCGAGGACTTTTGCAACTCATCTTCGGTAGCGCCCTACTCCTGCCGTTAAAAGTTGGTTTAGGGGGGGAAAGAATTGGCTACTTTGGGGGGGCGTGGGGGGGCATGAACTTTACTGCCAAAGGAGCCAGAGCGGGCTCAATGAAGCCTAGCCTCGATTGAAGATCATATTGTCAAGGAGAATCTATCGAATGGATTACGATGTTTTTTAATTGCAACAAATTAAAGCCAGGCTGTTTCCGATCTAGATCGGAAACTTCACTTCCGAAAATCCTGTCCGCCAAACTTTTAAAGGCAGAGGAACTCTACGCCggagaacaacaaacaacaaacatccAAGCAAATAAGGTTTAATAAACCGAATAGTTCTGGGTAGATCGCCAGAAGATTATGCCGCTGTTTTTTCTTTCCCAAACAAGCATGTTTGAACAAGAAAAGACCCAACCCATTTTGAATCGAGATTCTACATTTCTTGAACGTGCATTTTGAGGGGGAGGGTGGCAAGTTGTGACTCTTGTGTATAGTAACGGAAAAGATTAAGCAGCTCCTCTCTAAGTGGGACTTTAGTTCCCACCATTCCGACTATTGCTTTCATGGCAGGGACGATGAGAACTGCAACCCAGCCGCATCTGGGAATCGAGCTGATGAAAGGCAGCAATGTCCTCAAAGCTTTCCGCTTTCTTCATATTGTACTTCCGGCTCAGAATGCGCATGCTCCGGTTTGGGGTGGCGGAACGAGACCGCGATATGGCTACGCTGTGAAGTGTAATTGTGAGTAGGTGCAGGCGGATCGGGACACACTTGGTTCCtccaaagaaaaatattattaccGGAATATCCCTTCTGTATGCCAAAGGAGACTCTGTAACATTTTCAAGTTATAAAAACATCCTCGCTCAATTCATTCTGTGTGTGATCttaggggagagggagaaattaaTACTAAGTCAGTGGGACTCAAATGATCTATGACTATAAAGAGAAATCATGTCCCCTGATTTCAGCTAAATAAAGTGAGAGAGATGGCAGCGAAATGTGTTTTTGCAAACATGACCGAGATCCTCTGCAAAGGATTAAGGATAAGCCTGTTATTTCAAATCTGCCTTTTACAGTACAATGCAGTTCCTCTGCAATTGGCCTGCACGGCAATCTGTCAAACAGAAATATTACAAATATAAGATATATTTCCCCTGCTTATGCACTAATAATACAATTCTTTGGGAATTCATTCATTAACAACCCGGTCTGCTAGTTCCAGCTGCCTATGTGTTCTGTATCAAactaagagaaagggggaagactGTGATAGACTTGAATAAAAGTAGTCTGATCATGTAAAGACCATGAATATATGGGAGGAATTGAAGATGTAGATTTGCTTATGAATGAAAGGGTTAAGATGTATGTGTTAACTCTGTATGGTCATTGTCTTATTTCTGTCTACAGCAGAAAGCAAGTAGTTATTCCTAATGGCAATATCAAACTTGATCCAGAACTTTGGTTCCCTGCTGCTGTCTTCAAGTCCTCATCTTCCACAGGTATATTTACTTTGCTGTTTTGGCCAAATGGATTATAAATTATCGAGGATTCTGGATCTTTTTGTAGTAGTGTTCTTCCAAGCAAATATCTCTGATATAATTTGTATATGAGCTCAAAGCACCTATATAAATtgatagagaaaaaaaatggataggAACATAATACTatctttttattctgcttttattcTTTCTGAGTAGAATTATTTAGTGGACTTAACCATCTTAATTATTTTTCTGCTATATTAAGGCCTGAACCTTTAACTTTCAAGGCCCAGTCTTTCAGTGAGATCCATATTTTAGAGATTCTGTTTACCTAACAGTGTGTGTAAATATTTCTAGACATTTGTAGATGTCTTTCCTCCTCTAATGTAAAATAAATGCTCCCGATTCAAACATGTAAATAGGGTGAACATCTTAATTAATGTTAATGATTTTAATAATCAGGTATCTATTTTGATTGCAACATTTTTAGTTTTGAATATTCTTACTTATTATATGCCATTAATTTTTAGATGAAGCAGCTTGTCTTTCACAGGAAACCTGCAAAAATGGCTTCATATTTAACATATAatagcaaaatgttttaaaactgcTAAATGTTTTAGCAGTTTTTGCTGCTAAATTGTCACTGTATTTGAAGGTATGTTTTCTAAAACATTAAATAACAAAGATGAAAACTTTTTATTCATGTTATATCCAGTTATACCCCTACAGTTAAAATTTTACCATTCATATCCTATTGTTTGCTTGTCTTGCCTTTACTAGATCTCTGCATCTTTCCGACCGCTTTATCTGGTTAGCCAACTTGGTGCATCCCGTGAAATCAGTACTTCTACCTGGGTCTTAGCTAGTGATCCTTTGTGGAAATGCAGGACAAAGTATACCATTAAGCCCATTCCCAAACCAAAGACAGGAGGTCGCGATCACACAGGTACATTCTGAACTGCAATTCTGTCCTGTAAGGTTTTTTCACTTCATCAGATACAGAGGAGTGACTAGATTGTAGGATTTAAactgggagaagggaaaggagaagagggcaGAAGAAAGGATGGTTATGCTGATGCCAGTTACATTGGAAAAAGTATTGTATCAATTAATTATAATGTGTTAAAAATTCATTGTTTGTTGAAACATTTTAAGATGTCCTGAAACTTCCTTTTGCTTGATTGAACTTGTGAAATTTTTTGTATCCAAAATGAGTACTTTGATATTTGGAATGGAATGTCTAAAAGTTTGAAACGCCCAACTATTACTTTGTTCCTATTTTGATGTCTTGAGTATTATTTTGTGCAAAACATTGCTTGTTTGGTCCTATATTGAATCCAGAAGGGCACTGCAAATAATGGTATTTATTACACTAGAAGACAAGCATGTGAAGGAGTCTCTTATGTATGTGAAGTTGGTGGGATTTATGATTTATGGTAATGCTGGGGGCAAAATAGATATCTTGATTTGTTGCAAGATCTTGTTCTTTGTTAGTATCATTATGCTATTTCTTGTTCCATTGAGAATTTGCTGCAGGTTTGGTGGTTATCTGTATGTATGGGCTTGACATCTAATGTCTGACAAAATACCGTCTCTTTGCCAAGTATTGGTTATAGCTGCTTAATAATGTGTGTGACTTTAGCTATGAACTCTAGATAACACACAGTAGAATTTCTGGGGAGATTTGTAAATCCTCCATAAGAATTGATCCAAGTCTGTTGATTTATCTGTTGATCTCAATAGGTGGATAGTTCAGCCTAATTTAATTCTATCAGTTGAGCATTTCTGGCGTTCTATGGAGTTATGTTTGTATCAGTGTGCCACTGATTTGCAGCCATATGTTTTGAGTGAATTACAAAAATTCACTCATAACACATGGCAAGGTGTGCTATGTGAACATAAGTGACAATGTTCTTGATGACTTAAAATCCCTCTTTACAAGGGATGTTGTGTGTAGTGCCATAGTGCCACGACATTCACAATATGGTATGTTTAGAATTAATATACTACAGTACTATATGTTCTATGAGTATTCTATAGAAACCCTCATGGAATGCCATCTATAGGTCctccaaattaattaattaaaagtgaAAATGCTAAATTCTTGTAAAATCGCCAAatgttttgaaattaaaattCTTGCTTGAATATCTTATGAGAGCTCAGTGATAACAATGAATTCCCATTTCATGCACTTTTGAGAtttgtaacatttttaaaaaaatcttgcagtTGGAATATAGTTTCAGTGCAATACATGATGATTTAAAAGTACTATTTCCACCATAAGGTCGTGTCCGTGTGAATGGAATTGGAGGAGGAAATAAACAATGCTACCGTATGATTGATTTCCAAAGACTGCGTTATTCAAATGAAGCAGAGCCTAGTCCATTTGAGGAAAAAGTGCTTTTGGTCCGATATGATCCGTGTAGGTAAGTAATAGGCAACTGAGTTGACAAGCAGATTGAAGGTTTGTTGAGTTTCAATTTCATCTTAGTTTTGTAAATACTATTGCTTGACAGCAACAGCCCAACATAAGGGAAATATCTGCAGATTCGGAGCAACTTGATAGTCTTAAAAACACCATATACAGAATTCTTAGTATGAAAAAGCCCTGGAGAAAAGATAATTCCCTGAAAAGAATGCTATCAAGATTGAGTTCGTTAAGTAACATTGGAAAAGTAACTGATCACTGTAAGAAAAACAAACTACTATAGAAACAGTAATGAAATGGAGTATTAGGAAAAGACAGCTGGTGGAAGACGACATGCAGTTTTAAAAGCTCTTTTGTCTAAATAGATCATTCTCTGGTTCACATCAAGAAGCTATTTTTTACTTTGCGTCTAAATAGGTCATTCCATGGTTCATATCAAGAAGTTATTTTTCATTGTGTTCAGGGAATGGAAGTCAGAGCAGCCTATATAAATGAAAGGTCTTGATATAACTGGGATTGGGTAGCAGCTGTCTCTCCAAAATCCCACTGAGAAGCAAGCAATTTGCATGATTAGCTCAGAATGCTGATAGATTTCTATCTTTGAACAGTTGTACAAAAATGTTTTGACATTATCTTTCTTGCCCCAGCTGGTTTACTTTTTATTCTGAGTAAAGCCAATCCTTTGAACTGTTCatcttttattgatttattttgttcCCTTTGAAGATCAGGTCATATAGCTCTAGTGGCTGGAGACAAACGGAAACGCTGGATCATTGCAACTGAAAACATGGCGGTTGGTGACATCATCAAAACTTCAGGAAAAATAGAAAGGATGGCAGGTAAATGTTTGAAATGCTACTTAAGCTACTAAAGATGTAAATGTCTAGATTTCAAGACGTATTACTTCCTCCAAACCTAAAGCTAAGCAAAGAAGAATTTTGAGGCAGACTTTTTGCATCATATCACAAGCTGATTATTAGTATTAATATTGAAGGCTACACTTTTCTAAGGAATGATGtaggcaaatagaaaaaaaattacctAACAGGGTTGTGTGTGCTGCAGTGATGCCATGTAGTCATAACAGTCTTTTTGTAGTTTCTGACATGTTTATAAAGTGTTATCCTTTTTATAGtttgtgttggttgtgctataTTGGGTTGAGTGTtcaggcactttttgataaaCTTTCATGGTTTTGCATTTATTTGAAGATATTATGTAGACATCTTTATAGATGGTCTAATTCCAATTGCTGGTATTCTGGGTTGCTGCATTGTGTTTGTCCTTATCTGAATAATGTTTTTCCACAGCGCCTCTTGTGAGCCTCTTGTGAGAGTGTGGGTTCTTATGTTGGTAATGGAGCATTAATGTGGATTGTGTTTGATAAGATTTGAATTTCTAATTTGCTATCATTTCCTTTGCCGAGGATATGTAGAAAAGATTGTGTGCTTTTTTTGTCATtatatttctttgaagatgttgttGATTGTCTCATGTTGTTCCTTTGTTATTATAACAAAGTATTGTCTACACATTAGATCCATAATTTTGGTTTTGTGTGTGAGAGTGCTGTAATTTCTAAATGCTACATTACGGTCTATGCCAAGGGTCACCAAACTTTCTGACCTCAGggactactaaattcataattttaaatcctgtggaccactaatatgattttttaaaaaagataaatagtatttagtgcaatataaaaaatgcaaataatttttctcacggaccaccaagttggtgaccactgatctACGCTATGAATTTTGAGAATGGTAATCCTACTGGGCTTCCTGAGAGTTGTTGGTATATTTGCCTATCAAACTGAAAATACATTGTGAGGCAGAGGTTGATGGGTTCCATGAATCTGGATATTTCAATCATAGTGTATTTGTCTAGGCCAGGGTGTTGTGTAGCACTGCTGTAATGGATTCTTTGGCTAGTTCTGGATCTAGGAATGGATATGTTGGGcttgtataaatttattaaatttatatgcatcGATAAGGTGAATCTGGATAGCttacaaatcagaaaaaaataaataaaaaagcaatttaaaattatgcacattaaaaatgtaaaagtatGCAAAAAAGCAGAACCAAGAAGACAAATGGCAATGAGATGAAGTCTTATTATCCCATCAACTACCTCCAATGGCAAGCAGCCAATAAGCAAATCCAGGTTTTAATATCCTTCCAAAATATCCTGCCACTGTTCTTTGGTGATTTGACATTTCTTGGTTAAGTTATCCAGTTTCTGGATTGAGTTGGTGTTTATGGGATGTAGGTTTATTTGTCCTCCAGTAGTTCTTTGGCTTTCTATAAGTATTGTGTTCTGTCAACGATAACCTTAGTATGGCCTTTGTCTGATGAGAGGATAATGATGGTTTTGGTCATTCTGTACATTTTTGAGTGCTGCTCTGTCCTGCCTCAAAGTGCTGTTTTGAGTTAATTctgattctgttttcttctggtCTGTAGTATGATGTTTTCCATATGTTTTCTTactgagaatatttgtagctcagagttgaactgtggagttcttggtgctttctgaacttggttattttcttgcaaatgtttcattatcaaactagataGCATCACCAGTGCTAGATGTTTTCTTAAATCATTATGGCAAGTCCTTCCCAGGCTGCAAAGAATTCTAACTGATTGACATCCTCTGTCTTATAGTTCAGATATTTCTGGAGTATATTGGGTTCTGTGGTGGATATTGGGTGGCTGGACGTGTTAATTACCAAACTCTGCTTCTGGCATTTAGCTTCCTCAATTTGGTTTggagttttgttttccttttgtcaACTTGTCTTAGAGGTGTAGTCTTGATAAAGGTGTTGTCAGAATCTTTCTGTGTTCTAGGAGAAACTATATAATCAGGGAGCAAACCTACACTTACTTGCACTGAGttagataatgaaatatctgcacaCAAAAACCAAACTCAGAAATCATGAAGGACTCCATTGTAAgcccaaaatatttatttgagaGTATTaattgtgactttttaaaaaattaagtgatTCTGTCTTATTCTTAAGGTTGTCTATTTGAGCCTAAACTATGCATCTCTCCTTAAAAATGTGCATGAATGGATACACATTTGGATGCAGCACCCTTCTCCCGCTTCTGCTAGTACTTAGCTCCTACACAAGAACTAAGTTCATTTCTTCCTCTCAAATGTTTTTgcagagattttatttattttcccgtGGTATACTACTTTTTACTAGCCACGTTTATTTGTTGTATTTATATTCAATGTccttatttttttgtctttcagtctCTGCTAATGATGGGGATGCATATCCAGTTGGAGCTCTACCACTTGGAACCCTCATAAATAACTTGGAGAGTCATCCTGGGAAAGGAGCACAGTATATCCGAGCAGCAGGTCAGGATCTAGTAGAAGCCAGAAACAGTTTGGAAGGATGAAGCAAATCTGGATAGTCAGAAGCAAAGCAGTTTGGGAGTCCTTGGCTTCTTTCCAGCCcaatttaccaaaatttttgaTGTTTTTGTGTTTTGAGTCCATTTCTCAAAGTTGCATACAATGTCTCCTTCCCTGTTTTGACTTCCCTGTTTTAAAAGGTGTTCTGAAAGTCATTCAATAGAATTGTACTTTTGTACATTGATTTTGAAACCTGCAACAGAATACTAACTGTTTCTTAAGAGTTATATTATTCTCCCTATTTAGCAatttatgtttaaataatatttactCGTACTGTGTTGGCTGTTGAGCAATTATGTTTGACGAAAGCAAACAAAACTGCATCTGGTAAGTGTTAGATGGTAAAATGAAACCTAGGGTAGTTAAAGGTCCCTTCAACCACACTTCCTTAGCTTAACTCATGCTTAGATGCCTAATAAAAAGTGGTAAAAAATACCGCATATTCCAGAATGGGATCGGATAAACTCTCGTAGATAGATCAGCATGAATCCTTCCTAAATCATTTTGTTCAATTAATGTGGAATCTTCACACAGTCAGCAAATAAGTTACAATCAGGACTCATGCTAGTCATTCTAATTATGTTAATTAAAAAGATGAACTATCTCCAGCATTAGGTATTGTAGAACATTATCTTCAGAATATGTTTTAGATTGTAAATCTATGCTGATGATAATGCTGGAAACCAAGAGATGATGTTTAATAGAGGTCCAATGCAGGCAGCAAGAGTATTAATTTGATGCTTTGTTCAGTCTAGTTTCAGATTATCATCCAAATGTATTCATAGTCAACACAATGGACTGGATTCAAAAAATTAAGTAATGACTCCAAATGCTAAGGGGTTGATGCCAGATACTAACTTTGTATAATGGCTGCCAACGCAGCTTTAGGATATCACATTAGGCAAAACTGGCCTATAGCAGATCCTGGATTTATGTTTCTATTGGAACAGGCTGAAAATGTTTGTGGTTGGATGATTTCTGTTGGCCTAATTCAGTATTTGGTCAGAATATTGCAGTCTTGCTGACACTTTCTTTTTTAGGCACCTGTGGGGTAATACTGAGGAAAATGAGTGGAACAGCCATTATACAGTTGCCCTCCAAGAGGCAAATACAGGTAAGCCCTTTAGAGATCAGGAGTATTAGTGAAGATAAAAGGCAAGGCTCCTTTAACACCTAGAATTGTCTTGATGGGGAAGAGCATCacctattttgttttttgtttttcatcagTGCTTCCCTACAAGCAATGCCTCTTTTGGGATATGCCAACACATGTAGAAAAGggattggcgggggggggggggcttgtatggTGATCCTGCAGTGTTGCTTGTATCACTCTGCTTCCCTCGCTCCATTGCTGATGCCTCTAGTGAGGAGATTTATGTGGGGTCATCATTTAAATATTTCTGTGTTGAATCAAATTGTTCAGAACTtgctttcaaaactgaagaggtTGATGCTATGATTATATAAAACTAGGTTTCTTCTCACAGGGAGGATGGTAATAAATGGCACTTGGTTAGAAGGGGATAGTTCAGTTGGAGTGGGCCTCAAGGCAGTcgtcttctctctctcctatgatattgaacatttaaaagctattgaaagcacaaaaaatataATTGTGTCTGGTGCCTATAAATATCTGGAATATTTTGCTTCCTCTTTTACTCTTATAGGTGCTGGAAACATGCATGGCTACAGTGGGACGAGTTTCCAATGTTGAGCATAACCAACGCGACCTTGGGAAAGCTGGTCGGAACCGGTGGCTGGGAAAGCGACCAGATAGTGGCTTATGGCAGCGGAAAGGGGGATGGGCTGGACGCAAGATCAGGCCCCTCCCAGCGATAAAAAGTTATGTGAACCTGCCAGTGCCAGCCTCATAAGGCTGACATTAGTAGCACTTTAGAATTCTGTTAAATAAAGTGTATTTTCGCCTACAACCTGCAaagctgctgttttttttccttttatttgtattaatgaattctctttccctttccctttccctttatttgtatgccgcccttttccctggggggactcagggcggctcacagttcaaaaaagagggggggggaaggacaaacaatttctaacatagagacaatacatcattattaaaaacacaacagtcacacaattcgagtggggttagaatcttaaccccaggccagccgggacagccagatctttagggcggcgcggaaggactggagggtggtgagggtccgaatctccacggggagttcgttccagagggtcggagcagccaccgagaaggctctcctccgggtagttgccagtctacactggctggatgatggaattcggaggaggcctaatctatgcgatcatATCGGTCTTGAGAAAaccgatgcgatcgtatcggtcttgAGAAAACAGCTTACTTAGTATGAAGCTGGTACAGTTATAGTCCAACTCTACTTAGAGTTAGTGAGCCTAAGGCTTTTACATTGTTTTTAGACTTCTTAAAAGTTCTGTAGGAAGATGCCCCTTAGTCTGATGTCTAACATAGTTTCAGAGAAATTCTTTCAATTTGATAACGGGACCACTATCTTAATATGATCCTAAAGAGTTAATCCTTTCCAGTTATTGAGAAACAATGTAACTCTATTACTATACACAAAGGGAGTTTCTGAATGTCCTAAAACCATTGCCCTTGTTTTGTAGTCCATTTTAGAAAAATTGTTCTGTTTTATGGCTTTTTGTATTTTCTTATTAAACTGGCTATACATGGTCAAACTCACGAAGAAAACAACTGTCAAACAGATATaacagtaaatatattttatatagaataatagaacagaagaacagagttggaaaagaccttagACGCAttttagttcaaccccctgctcaagcaggaaaccctatactatgttagacaaatggttttctttaaaacctccaatgtaAGAGCACCCTAGAAgctagggggggggggcattggatCTTCCAGCCTGCCAAATTTAGTGCTGtggaaaatagggaggggggattgtatggagctggggagatatatagtcataataacattcctttctctgagagtcaaggacattctgccctgcaccttgagggaagcatctccagttgggatggtgctttGATTGggacatgtgatggacatgtaggGACTGGGTAGGGGCTTGGACttccttttgggtggggaaaacctggaagctttcagattcgggttttcccagttgtgccaatctgacatctctaataaaatggaagtttgaggaacttcaagccttggagaCTTCTTTCGTTGGGTGCTGAACTGTCAAAATTTAGAACAAAATTTtagaacacagaacatagaataataaagttAGGTGCCTTGGaagtcatttagtccaaccccttgcttaagcaggatacctacattccagacaagtgggtgtccaatctcttcttaaaagcttccagccatggggcacccacaacttctgaaggcaaagcattccactggttaattgttctcaccatgagaaatttctccttagttctaggttgcttctctccttgtttccacccattgtttcatGTCTTCTAGTTCTTTGATAAAAGTATATTAACATCATTACCGTAGCACATCAGCATGCAGTAAATGCAAATTAgtgaacttgggggggggggagataatgcATAaccggtgggggggggaaatgattcCACACTCCCAGAAAGTATTCGACGTTCGTTCCTAAAGAAGAATACGGAAACACCTAATCTCTTTCCAAGAATTTGGGTTTAACAGCCCCCTTTGAAAAACGATTATAGCATAATTCTGTCCTGTCTGAGGACCCGTAACTATTTTAATAATAAGCAGCATGCGCAGAACAAGCAGATGAGACAGCGACTGGGTAGGGTAAATaaatggcagttgttaagcaaggcttGCCGGCGGTTTGCTGCTTTGACTACTAAGTTTTGGAGCCGCGTTTAAGGTAAGGCTGAAGCTCGAGACTTTCAGGCCCTGCTACCATTGCACGGAGGCCTCCCGTTCCGGGTGGGAGAGAATCCCGCAGGGTGCC
Encoded proteins:
- the MRPL2 gene encoding 39S ribosomal protein L2, mitochondrial: MAISNLIQNFGSLLLSSSPHLPQISASFRPLYLVSQLGASREISTSTWVLASDPLWKCRTKYTIKPIPKPKTGGRDHTGRVRVNGIGGGNKQCYRMIDFQRLRYSNEAEPSPFEEKVLLVRYDPCRSGHIALVAGDKRKRWIIATENMAVGDIIKTSGKIERMAVSANDGDAYPVGALPLGTLINNLESHPGKGAQYIRAAGTCGVILRKMSGTAIIQLPSKRQIQVLETCMATVGRVSNVEHNQRDLGKAGRNRWLGKRPDSGLWQRKGGWAGRKIRPLPAIKSYVNLPVPAS